Proteins encoded within one genomic window of Paroedura picta isolate Pp20150507F chromosome 17, Ppicta_v3.0, whole genome shotgun sequence:
- the TFAP4 gene encoding transcription factor AP-4 isoform X1, with product MEYFMVPAQKVPSLQHFRKSEKEVIGGLCSLANIPLTPETQRDQERRIRREIANSNERRRMQSINAGFQSLKTLIPHTDGEKLSKAAILQQTAEYIFSLEQEKTRLLQQNAQLKRFIQEFSGSSPKRRRAEDKDEGIGSPDIWEDEKAEDLRREMIELRQQLDKERSVRMMLEEQVRSLEAHMYPEKLKVIAQQVQLQQQEQAREQQSHAQLLPVPGPPAPTHHPTVIVPAPPPSHHVTVVTMGPSSVVNTISTSRQNLDTIVQAIQHIEGTQEEEQRRAVIVTPVRASLDPSNSDTASDSEAEDSDAMDHSKAEMP from the exons cCTGGCCAACATCCCTCTGACGCCGGAGACGCAGCGGGACCAGGAGCGGCGAATACGCAGGGAGATCGCCAACAGCAATGAACGGCGGCGCATGCAGAGCATCAATGCCGGTTTCCAGTCCCTGAAGACACTCATCCCGCACACGGACGGGGAGAAGCTTAGCAAG gcagcgaTTCTCCAGCAGACAGCAGAGTACATCTTCTCTCTGGAGCAGGAGAAGACCCGGCTGCTGCAGCAGAACGCCCAGCTCAAGCGGTTCATCCAG GAGTTCAGCGGCTCCTCCCCAAAACGGCGGAGGGCGGAGGACAAGGACGAAGGCATTGGGTCGCCGGACATCTGGGAGGATGAGAAGGCTGAGGACCTGCGCCGCGAGATGATCGAGCTCCGCCAGCAGCTGGACAAAGAGCGCTCCGTCCGGATGATGCTGGAGGAGCAG GTGCGCTCCCTGGAGGCCCACATGTACCCCGAGAAGCTGAAGGTGATAGCACAGCAGGTGCAGCTCCAGCAGCAAGAGCAGGCCAGGGAGCAGCAGAGCCACGCCCAG CTCTTGCCAGTGCCTGGTCCTCCAGCGCCCACCCACCACCCGACTGTGATTGTGCCGGCCCCACCACCCTCCCACCACGTCACGGTAGTCACCATGGGCCCCTCCTCCGTCGTCAACACGATCTCCACCTCCAGGCAGAATCTGGACACCATCGTTCAG GCCATCCAGCACATTGAGGGGACGCAGGAGGAAGAGCAGCGGCGTGCCGTCATTGTGACCCCTGTGCGGGCCAGCCTCGACCCCTCCAACTCAGACACGGCCTCCGACTCGGAAGCAGAGGACAGCGACGCCATGGATCACAGCAAGGCCGAGATGCCCTGA